From the Cucurbita pepo subsp. pepo cultivar mu-cu-16 chromosome LG05, ASM280686v2, whole genome shotgun sequence genome, one window contains:
- the LOC111795367 gene encoding uncharacterized protein LOC111795367, which yields MVFNSLIVLSVAHLSADASQCIARSPDRLTSHQLLYVLFSYPLQQLSRLALSIWTFLCVPPPGSFYYYYYSSDYDSSSE from the coding sequence ATGGTATTTAACAGCTTAATCGTGTTATCGGTTGCTCATTTATCGGCCGATGCATCGCAATGCATTGCACGATCTCCCGATCGCCTCACCAGCCACCAACTTCTTTATGTTCTCTTCAGCTACCCTCTTCAACAGCTCTCTCGCCTCGCCCTCTCTATATGGACCTTCTTATGCGTTCCTCCACCGGGTTCCTTTTACTATTACTACTACTCCTCCGACTACGATTCCTCATCCGAATGA
- the LOC111795801 gene encoding lysine--tRNA ligase, chloroplastic/mitochondrial: MEALKLYGAVCSQPLFKHLIRLASSSSTISALAPKSSRSALFLRRCSSAATSTAGDGKVKLSGRSRRSSSSTTSSPSSTSDREAVRAIRLKKVEELRSKGLEPYAYTWDRTHTASQLQELYKHLGNGEESNSDTSSVSIAGRIVARRAFGKLAFLTLRDDSGTIQLYCEKERLINDQFDQLKNLVDIGDILGARGSIKRTEKGELSVCVNSFEILTKSLLPLPDKYHGLTDIDKRYRQRYVDMIANPEVADTFRKRAKIISEIRKTVESLGFVEVETPVLQGAAGGAEARPFVTYHNSIGRDLYLRIATELHLKRMLVGGFERVYEIGRIFRNEGLSTRHNPEFTSIEIYEAYSDYQSMMNMAEEIVTRCALAIHGKLSIDYQGVEICLERPWRRETMHNLVKEATGIDLNEFGNDLKVAKEVTLRTIGDTLEYKDKTSIEASQSIGHLLSEIFELIVEPKLLQPTFVLDYPIEISPLAKPHRRHAGLTERFELFICGRELANAFSELTDPIDQRGRFEEQIRQHNEKRGVAVSGTDAIDGSQKKDEDDSYEVTLDDDFLTALEYGMPPASGLGIGIDRLVMLLTNSASIRDVIAFPVLKIQQ; encoded by the exons ATGGAGGCCTTGAAGCTCTACGGGGCAGTATGCTCCCAGCCATTGTTCAAGCACCTCATTCGCTTGGCTTCTTCCTCTTCGACAATCTCCGCCCTTGCTCCCAAATCTTCTCGTTCCGCCCTCTTCCTTCGTCGCTGTTCTTCCGCCGCAACCTCCACTGCTGGTGACGGAAAGGTCAAGCTTTCCGGCCGTAGCCGCCGTTCTTCCTCCTCGACTACTTCATCTCCTTCTTCTACGTCCGACAGGGAGGCGGTTCGTGCAATTCGCTTAAAGAAG GTTGAGGAATTGAGGAGCAAGGGGTTGGAACCTTATGCATATACGTGGGACAGGACTCATACTGCTAGTCAGCTGCAAGAGTTGTATAAGCATCTAGGCAATGGCGAAGAGTCTAATAGCGATACGAGTTCTGTGTCAATAGCTGGAAGGATTGTGGCTCGCCGTGCGTTTGGAAAGCTTGCATTTCTGACATTAAGAGACGATTCTGGTACAATTCAG CTTTACTGTGAGAAGGAAAGGCTCATAAATGATCAGTTTGATCAGCTAAAGAATCTTGTCGATATCGGCGATATTCTTGGTGCACGAGGTTCAATTAAGCGAACCGAGAAAG gGGAACTTTCTGTTTGTGTgaattcttttgaaatcctGACGAAGTCATTACTTCCACTTCCTGACAAATATCATGGTTTAACTGATATTGATAAACGCTACCGCCAACG gtaCGTAGATATGATTGCGAATCCTGAAGTAGCGGATACATTCAGGAAAAGAGCAAAG ATAATATCAGAGATTCGCAAGACTGTGGAATCATTAGGATTTGTTGAGGTTGAGACTCCAGTCCTTCAG GGAGCAGCTGGAGGAGCTGAAGCAAGGCCTTTTGTCACGTACCACAATTCCATTGGGAGAGATCTGTATTTAAGAATAGCTACTGAGCTCCACTTGAAAAGAATGCTA GTTGGTGGCTTCGAGAGAGTATATGAAATTGGACGCATATTCAGAAATGAAGGACTTTCAACTCGTCATAATCCTGAGTTTACATCTATAGAG ATATATGAAGCATATTCAGATTATCAGAGTATGATGAACATGGCAGAAGAAATTGTTACCCGTTGTGCTCTTGCTATTCATGGGAAACTTTCAATTGATTACCAG GGAGTTGAAATATGCCTTGAAAGGCCTTGGAGGAGAGAAACAATGCACAACCTCGTTAAAGAAGCCACTGGGATTGATTTAAATGAGTTTGGAAATGACCTTAAAGTTGCCAAAGAAGTTACTTTGAGGACCATTGGGGATACCCTTGAGTATAAGGACAAAACTTCTATTGAAGCAAGTCAATCAATTGGTCACCTTCTATCTGAG ATTTTCGAGCTTATTGTAGAACCGAAGCTCCTTCAACCCACTTTTGTGTTGGATTACCCAATCGAGATATCTCCTCTGGCAAAACCTCACAGAAG GCATGCTGGGTTGACAGAAAGGTTCGAACTTTTCATTTGTGGTCGCGAGCTGGCCAATGCATTTTCTGAATTGACCGATCCTATCGATCAG AGGGGTCGATTTGAAGAGCAGATTAGGCAACATAATGAGAAGCGTGGTGTAGCTGTTTCTGGAACAGACGCTATAGATGGAAGTCAGAAAAAAGACGAGGATGACTCTTATGAAGTGACACTTGATGATGACTTTCTTACAGCTCTGGAATATGGAATGCCACCTGCTTCTGGCCTG GGAATTGGAATTGATAGATTAGTGATGCTTCTGACAAATTCTGCAAGCATTCGAGATGTAATTGCTTTTCCAGTGCTTAAAATCCAGCAGTAA
- the LOC111794681 gene encoding protein MET1, chloroplastic — translation MSLAPPTTLYLCSSSSSSSSSSSSSQPLPKFCSSFPLCCSHPKLFLSNSHVHLSFATSFSSFHSLKPSNFVVRASDDDSVADQPYEEYEVELEQPYGLKFVKGRDGGTYIDAIAPGGAADKTGLFTVGDKVIATSAVFGTEIWPAAEYGRTMYTIRQRIGPLLMKMEKRYGKTDGYGELTEKELIRAERNSGVVSNKVREIQMQNAMRLKEQKARRENDLRQGLRLYKNAKYEEALEKFESVLGSKPTPDEASVASYNVACCYSQLNELKAGLSALEDALAAGFEDFKRIRTDPDLSNLRTLEEFETLLKRFDESFINENAINAIKSLFGFKK, via the exons ATGTCTCTGGCTCCGCCCACCACTCTGTATctatgttcttcttcttcttcttcttcttcttcttcttcttcttctcagcCACTCCCcaaattttgttcttcatttccacTATGCTGTTCCCATCCCAAACTCTTTCTCTCCAATTCTCATGTTCATCTCTCTTTCGCCACCTCCTTTTCGAGCTTTCATTCACTTAAACCTTCAAATTTCGTCGTCAGAGCATCCGACGATGATTCTGTTGCTGACCAACCTTATGAAGAGTATGAAGTGGAACTGGAGCAGCCTTATGGGTTGAAATTTGTTAAGGGACGAGATGGTGGAACTTATATCGACGCCATTGCACCTGGTGGTGCTGCCGATAAGACGGGATTGTTCACGGTTGGGGATAAAGTTATTGCTACCAG TGCAGTGTTTGGGACAGAAATATGGCCTGCTGCTGAATACGGAAGGACAATGTATACAATTCGGCAAAGAATTGGTCCATTACTCatgaaaatggagaagagATATG GAAAGACAGATGGTTATGGTGAGTTGACGGAAAAGGAGCTAATCAGAGCAGAGAGAAACTCGGGCGTAGTTAGTAATAAAGTGAGAGAAATTCAA ATGCAAAATGCCATGAGGTTGAAGGAGCAGAAAGCGCGCAGAGAAAATGACCTGCGCCAAGGACTACGTCTGTACAA GAACGCTAAATATGAGGAAGCATTAGAGAAATTTGAGTCAGTGTTGGGATCCAAACCAACTCCAGACGAAGCATCAGTTGCCAGTTACAATGTTGCATGCTGTTACTCCCAACTAAATGAG TTAAAAGCTGGGCTATCAGCACTTGAAGACGCCTTGGCAGCAGGATTTGAAGACTTCAAG AGAATTCGGACGGATCCTGATCTATCAAACTTGAGGACATTGGAGGAATTTGAGACTCTTCTGAAAAGGTTTGATGAGTCGTTTATCAATGAGAATGCCATCAATGCCATAAAGTCGCTATTCGgtttcaagaaataa
- the LOC111794379 gene encoding mediator of RNA polymerase II transcription subunit 21: MDIISQLQEQVNTIAALAFNTFGTLQRDAPPVRLSPNYPEPPPHEPTDDSANFVEQPKLMSAALVKAAKQFDVLVAALPLSDGGEEEQLKRIAELQAENDAVGQELQKQLEAAEKELKQVQELFSQVADNCLNLKKAD, encoded by the exons ATGGACATTATTTCCCAACTACAGGAACAAGTCAATACAATTGCTGCTTTAGCTTTCAATACTTTTGGGACATTGCAGAGAGATGCTCCTCCAGTTCGTTTATCTCCTAATTACCCCGAACCTCCGCCTCACGAACCTACAGATGACAGTGCAAACTTCGTAGAGCAGCCCAAGCTAATGAGTGCCGCTTTGGTGAAAGCCGCTAAGCAG TTTGATGTATTAGTTGCAGCATTGCCTCTATCTGATGGAGGTGAAGAAGAGCAGTTGAAAAGGATTGCAGAACTACAG GCCGAGAACGATGCTGTAGGTCAAGAACTTCAAAAGCAGCTAGAAGCAGCAG AGAAGGAATTAAAACAGGTTCAGGAGCTTTTCAGCCAAGTTGCAGATAATTGCTTGAACTTGAAGAAAGCAGACTGA
- the LOC111795303 gene encoding glucosidase 2 subunit beta isoform X1, with product MMKQWGGTASESVATLWTLCAALAFAIAPIVGSASSSNHQFRGISPQDVMYYKSSDVIKCRDGSNKFTKAQLNDNYCDCPDGTDEPGTSACPNGKFYCPNAGHVPLLLFSSRVNDGICDCCDGSDEYDNKVKCPNTCWEAGKVARDKLKKKIATLEEGFKIRKVEVEHAKVAITKDEAELLKLQNEEKVLKGLVEQLQERKEQIEKLEEEERLWKEKEEKKHLEREKDETKKIESTETADVGESKTEEKDNSVKDEATENGAEEYKGEGIGDDRSGNWEDSATNEGRVEEAVDSEFEAQLPNKPETGASMPKDIEEDTELEKDKPLAKSETGESVGFRESSEEVLKKNDANSELSREELGRLVASRWTGENTEEQSGSAESTNDSDEENHDILKDTHDNDGYASDTDGEHQKYDDDNQRYDDDLEDDLYDIRDENHDESTSSERYYSDSELDSPDMETKSTPTWLEKIQRTVRNVLKAVHIFQPPVNQSDAANIRKEYEESNARLSKIQSRISSLSQKLQNDFGPEKEFYSFYDQCFESKKNKYTYKICPYKQASQVEGHSTTRLGRWSKFEDSYGVMIFSSGDHCWNGPDRSLKVKLRCGLKYDITDVDEPSRCEYTALLSTPAACVEEKLQELKNKLEMLNKEEPEKHDEL from the exons ATGATGAAGCAATGGGGAGGCACAGCTTCAGAATCTGTTGCAACCTTATGGACATTGTGCGCGGCTCTGGCTTTTGCGATAGCTCCAATCGTTGGATCAGCTTCATCATCAAATCACCAGTTTCGTGGAATTTCTCCccaag atgTGATGTATTACAAATCGTCCGACGTGATCAAATGTAGAGACGGTTCCAACAAATTTACTAAGGCTCAGCTTAACGATAACTACTGCGATTGCCCTGATGGCACTGACGAACCTG GCACATCCGCATGCCCAAATGGAAAGTTCTATTGTCCAAATGCTGGGCACGTTCCACTTTTGCTGTTTTCTTCAAGGGTGAACGACGGTATATGTG ATTGTTGTGATGGAAGTGATGAATATGACAACAAAGTCAAATGCCCAAATACATGCTGGGAAGCTGGGAAAGTGGCTAGAGAtaagttgaagaaaaagattGCCACCCTTgaagaaggttttaaaatTCGTAAAGTAGAAGTTGAACATGCGAAAGTCGCAATAACTAAGGACGAGGCAGAGCTATTGAAGTTGCAAAACGAGGAAAAAGTATTAAAAGGGCTCGTGGAACAACTTCAAG AGCGCAAAGAACAAATAGAGAAGTTAGAAGAAGAGGAGCGATTatggaaagagaaagaagagaagaaacatttggagagagaaaaagatgagactaaaaaaattgaatcgaCAGAAACAGCAGATGTTGGGGAAAGCAAAACTGAAGAGAAAGACAATTCGGTAAAAGATGAAGCTACAGAAAATGGTGCCGAGGAATATAAAGGAGAAGGCATTGGAGATGATAGAAGTGGGAACTGGGAGGATTCTGCCACAAATGAG GGTAGGGTGGAAGAAGCAGTTGACTCAGAATTTGAAGCTCAGCTTCCTAATAAACCGGAAACAGGAGCATCAATGCCGAAAGACATAGAAGAG gatACAGAATTAGAGAAAGACAAACCCCTGGCTAAATCTGAAACTGGAGAAAGTGTCGGCTTTAGAGAATCATCTGAAGAAGTCCTGAAAAAg AATGATGCTAATTCAGAGTTATCACGGGAAGAGTTGGGCCGCCTTGTTGCTTCTCGTTGGACTGGAGAAAATACTGAAGAACAGTCAGGGAGTGCGGAAAGCACGAATGACAGTGATGAAGAAAATCATGATATCTTAAAAGACACACACGACAATGACGGTTATGCTTCAGACACTGATGGTGAGCACCAAAAATACGATGATGACAACCAAagatatgatgatgatctAGAGGATGATTTATATGATATCAGAGATGAAAATCATGATGAGTCTACTTCGTCAGAGAGATATTATTCAGATTCAGAATTGGACTCACCAG ATATGGAAACCAAAAGTACACCCACCTGGCTTGAGAAGATACAAAGAACAGTTCGAAATGTCCTCAAAGCTGTTCATATATTCCAGCCTCCAGTGAACCAATCAG ATGCTGCAAACATTCGCAAGGAATATGAGGAATCCAATGCCAGGTTATCAAAAATACAGTCAAGGATCTCAAGTTTATCACAGAAGCTGCAGAATGATTTTG GTCCAGAGAAGGAGTTCTATTCATTTTATGACCAatgttttgaaagcaagaaaaacaA ATACACTTACAAAATCTGCCCTTACAAACAAGCTTCACAGGTCGAGGGGCACTCGACAACTCGTTTGGG GCGCTGGAGTAAATTTGAGGACTCATATGGGGTTATGATCTTTTCAAGTGGGGATCATTGCTGGAATGGACCTGATAGAAGCTTGAAG GTCAAGCTAAGATGTGGGCTTAAATATGACATAACCGACGTAGACGAGCCAAGTCGTTGCGA ATACACGGCACTTTTATCAACCCCAGCCGCTTGTGTAGAGGAAAAACTTCAG GAACTGAAAAACAAGTTGGAAATGCTGAATAAAGAAGAGCCAGAGAAGCATGATGAGCTTTGA
- the LOC111795303 gene encoding glucosidase 2 subunit beta isoform X2: protein MMKQWGGTASESVATLWTLCAALAFAIAPIVGSASSSNHQFRGISPQDVMYYKSSDVIKCRDGSNKFTKAQLNDNYCDCPDGTDEPGTSACPNGKFYCPNAGHVPLLLFSSRVNDGICDCCDGSDEYDNKVKCPNTCWEAGKVARDKLKKKIATLEEGFKIRKVEVEHAKVAITKDEAELLKLQNEEKVLKGLVEQLQERKEQIEKLEEEERLWKEKEEKKHLEREKDETKKIESTETADVGESKTEEKDNSVKDEATENGAEEYKGEGIGDDRSGNWEDSATNEGRVEEAVDSEFEAQLPNKPETGASMPKDIEEDTELEKDKPLAKSETGESVGFRESSEEVLKKNDANSELSREELGRLVASRWTGENTEEQSGSAESTNDSDEENHDILKDTHDNDGYASDTDGEHQKYDDDNQRYDDDLEDDLYDIRDENHDESTSSERYYSDSELDSPDMETKSTPTWLEKIQRTVRNVLKAVHIFQPPVNQSDAANIRKEYEESNARLSKIQSRISSLSQKLQNDFGPEKEFYSFYDQCFESKKNKYTYKICPYKQASQVEGHSTTRLGRWSKFEDSYGVMIFSSGDHCWNGPDRSLKVKLRCGLKYDITDVDEPSRCEYTALLSTPAACVEEKLQELKNKLEMLNKEEPEKHDEL, encoded by the exons ATGATGAAGCAATGGGGAG GCACAGCTTCAGAATCTGTTGCAACCTTATGGACATTGTGCGCGGCTCTGGCTTTTGCGATAGCTCCAATCGTTGGATCAGCTTCATCATCAAATCACCAGTTTCGTGGAATTTCTCCccaag atgTGATGTATTACAAATCGTCCGACGTGATCAAATGTAGAGACGGTTCCAACAAATTTACTAAGGCTCAGCTTAACGATAACTACTGCGATTGCCCTGATGGCACTGACGAACCTG GCACATCCGCATGCCCAAATGGAAAGTTCTATTGTCCAAATGCTGGGCACGTTCCACTTTTGCTGTTTTCTTCAAGGGTGAACGACGGTATATGTG ATTGTTGTGATGGAAGTGATGAATATGACAACAAAGTCAAATGCCCAAATACATGCTGGGAAGCTGGGAAAGTGGCTAGAGAtaagttgaagaaaaagattGCCACCCTTgaagaaggttttaaaatTCGTAAAGTAGAAGTTGAACATGCGAAAGTCGCAATAACTAAGGACGAGGCAGAGCTATTGAAGTTGCAAAACGAGGAAAAAGTATTAAAAGGGCTCGTGGAACAACTTCAAG AGCGCAAAGAACAAATAGAGAAGTTAGAAGAAGAGGAGCGATTatggaaagagaaagaagagaagaaacatttggagagagaaaaagatgagactaaaaaaattgaatcgaCAGAAACAGCAGATGTTGGGGAAAGCAAAACTGAAGAGAAAGACAATTCGGTAAAAGATGAAGCTACAGAAAATGGTGCCGAGGAATATAAAGGAGAAGGCATTGGAGATGATAGAAGTGGGAACTGGGAGGATTCTGCCACAAATGAG GGTAGGGTGGAAGAAGCAGTTGACTCAGAATTTGAAGCTCAGCTTCCTAATAAACCGGAAACAGGAGCATCAATGCCGAAAGACATAGAAGAG gatACAGAATTAGAGAAAGACAAACCCCTGGCTAAATCTGAAACTGGAGAAAGTGTCGGCTTTAGAGAATCATCTGAAGAAGTCCTGAAAAAg AATGATGCTAATTCAGAGTTATCACGGGAAGAGTTGGGCCGCCTTGTTGCTTCTCGTTGGACTGGAGAAAATACTGAAGAACAGTCAGGGAGTGCGGAAAGCACGAATGACAGTGATGAAGAAAATCATGATATCTTAAAAGACACACACGACAATGACGGTTATGCTTCAGACACTGATGGTGAGCACCAAAAATACGATGATGACAACCAAagatatgatgatgatctAGAGGATGATTTATATGATATCAGAGATGAAAATCATGATGAGTCTACTTCGTCAGAGAGATATTATTCAGATTCAGAATTGGACTCACCAG ATATGGAAACCAAAAGTACACCCACCTGGCTTGAGAAGATACAAAGAACAGTTCGAAATGTCCTCAAAGCTGTTCATATATTCCAGCCTCCAGTGAACCAATCAG ATGCTGCAAACATTCGCAAGGAATATGAGGAATCCAATGCCAGGTTATCAAAAATACAGTCAAGGATCTCAAGTTTATCACAGAAGCTGCAGAATGATTTTG GTCCAGAGAAGGAGTTCTATTCATTTTATGACCAatgttttgaaagcaagaaaaacaA ATACACTTACAAAATCTGCCCTTACAAACAAGCTTCACAGGTCGAGGGGCACTCGACAACTCGTTTGGG GCGCTGGAGTAAATTTGAGGACTCATATGGGGTTATGATCTTTTCAAGTGGGGATCATTGCTGGAATGGACCTGATAGAAGCTTGAAG GTCAAGCTAAGATGTGGGCTTAAATATGACATAACCGACGTAGACGAGCCAAGTCGTTGCGA ATACACGGCACTTTTATCAACCCCAGCCGCTTGTGTAGAGGAAAAACTTCAG GAACTGAAAAACAAGTTGGAAATGCTGAATAAAGAAGAGCCAGAGAAGCATGATGAGCTTTGA